From the genome of Blautia pseudococcoides, one region includes:
- the mraZ gene encoding division/cell wall cluster transcriptional repressor MraZ — translation MFMGEYSHTIDAKGRLIIPAKFREELGEDFVLTKGLDGCLSIYPNNEWKDFEEKLKALPLNDKNARAFVRFFVSSATQCELDKQGRILVPGTLREFAGLSKDVVLTGNLTRIEIWSKEKWMENSNCEDMDAIAEGMQAMGILI, via the coding sequence ATGTTCATGGGAGAGTATAGTCATACGATCGACGCAAAAGGGAGACTGATCATTCCGGCTAAGTTCCGGGAAGAATTAGGCGAAGATTTTGTGCTGACCAAAGGTCTGGATGGTTGTCTGTCTATTTACCCGAACAATGAATGGAAGGATTTCGAGGAAAAGCTGAAAGCTTTACCGCTTAATGATAAAAATGCAAGGGCCTTCGTACGTTTTTTTGTTTCCAGTGCAACACAATGTGAACTGGACAAGCAGGGGAGAATTCTCGTACCGGGAACGCTGCGGGAGTTTGCTGGTCTGTCGAAGGATGTGGTGCTCACAGGAAACCTCACCAGGATTGAAATCTGGAGCAAGGAAAAATGGATGGAGAACAGCAATTGTGAAGATATGGATGCCATTGCAGAAGGGATGCAGGCAATGGGTATCTTAATATAA
- the rsmH gene encoding 16S rRNA (cytosine(1402)-N(4))-methyltransferase RsmH — MEFKHKSVLLEETIRNLKVKPDGIYVDGTLGGGGHAYEVCRQLSAKGSLIGIDQDEAAIEAAGERLQEFGDRVTIIRSNYCNMKKELQKIGISSVDGIVLDLGVSSYQLDNAERGFTYREDVPLDMRMDRRGSRTAKDIVNTYTENELYRVLRDYGEEKFAKKIARNICTARMDKPIETTGELIELIKQSIPMKMRAVGGHPAKKTFQAIRIELNQELEVLRNSLDDMIERLNDGGRICIITFHSLEDRIVKTNFKRNENPCTCPPDFPVCVCGKKPMGKVITRKPILPDEEEIAVNKRSKSAKLRVFERTGNE, encoded by the coding sequence ATGGAATTTAAACACAAATCCGTATTGTTAGAAGAGACGATCCGGAATCTGAAGGTAAAACCGGATGGGATTTATGTTGACGGAACGTTAGGAGGCGGCGGTCACGCCTATGAGGTGTGCCGGCAATTATCTGCCAAGGGGAGCTTGATAGGTATAGATCAAGACGAAGCTGCAATCGAAGCTGCGGGTGAGCGGTTACAGGAATTTGGAGACAGAGTTACGATCATCCGCAGCAACTATTGCAACATGAAAAAAGAACTGCAGAAAATAGGAATCTCGTCTGTGGACGGGATCGTGCTTGATTTGGGTGTTTCGTCCTACCAGCTAGACAACGCGGAGCGTGGGTTTACCTACAGGGAGGACGTGCCCCTGGATATGCGTATGGACCGAAGAGGAAGCCGTACCGCAAAAGACATTGTAAACACTTATACTGAAAACGAACTGTATCGTGTGCTCCGGGACTATGGGGAAGAGAAATTTGCTAAGAAAATCGCCAGGAATATCTGTACGGCGAGGATGGACAAGCCCATAGAGACTACCGGGGAACTGATTGAACTAATAAAACAGTCCATTCCCATGAAAATGAGAGCAGTGGGAGGACATCCTGCGAAAAAAACATTTCAGGCAATTCGTATTGAGCTGAATCAGGAACTGGAAGTCTTGAGAAATTCCCTGGATGATATGATTGAACGATTAAATGATGGCGGACGTATCTGCATTATCACGTTCCATTCTTTAGAAGACCGCATAGTAAAGACTAATTTTAAGAGGAATGAGAACCCATGCACATGTCCGCCTGATTTTCCGGTCTGCGTGTGCGGGAAAAAGCCGATGGGTAAAGTCATAACCAGGAAACCAATACTTCCGGATGAGGAGGAGATTGCTGTAAATAAGCGTTCCAAGAGCGCAAAGCTGCGCGTCTTTGAACGGACTGGAAATGAATAG
- a CDS encoding peptidoglycan D,D-transpeptidase FtsI family protein: MNKQESKKRKMTGTMKKKLAGLFVLILLALVFLVIGITIINAKSGDKYTKQVLAQSQQQYDSTTIPYKRGDILDRSGNILATSIKVYNVILDCQVVNSNEDYKEPTKQALSEYLGIDGDTVEELLTSEETKESPYQILKKQISMDEKKNFEKMTEIPADEEEAKALSKEEISRRNNTQGVWFEEDYKRTYPLNELACNVIGFTYSGNTADWGLEGYYNSTLNGTDGRKIGYFNDDASLEQNIIDPVNGNSLVTTLDVNIQSVVDKYIEAFMENLKDGPNTDYRGAKNIGVIVANPQNGEILAMGSNDPYDLNKPRDLTARYSDDEIKAMNDDQTKDALYKMWRNYCITDAYEPGSVVKPITVASALESGSITEEDTFVCDGGEQVADRYINCAVYPDTHGTETVGEAIQNSCNDALMAIGRKMGRETMLSYQDKFNFGTRTGIDLPGEGTGILFSLDNMFDTELATTTFGQGFTCTMIQEIAAISACINGGTYYQPHLVKEIRDQDSNTIKSISGNVLKEVISQEVSADIRKYMGMSIENGTSQTAKIPGYSMGGKTGTAEKVPRGNHKYLVSFVGFAPLDNPQVVIYVVVDEPNVEEQASSTYAQYIAQAVLSEIFPYLNIYPDQETDQKLQLWDEFTGTTRMDESVNGEDGNGPSGVVIDGTENPDMPEPPQDDAEEELDHNDAQSDGITNEDAGFDDEDYNGEE; the protein is encoded by the coding sequence GTGAATAAACAGGAATCAAAAAAAAGGAAAATGACAGGCACCATGAAGAAAAAGCTGGCGGGATTGTTTGTATTGATTCTGCTGGCTTTGGTGTTTCTGGTTATTGGAATTACCATTATCAATGCCAAGAGCGGTGACAAATACACAAAGCAGGTGCTGGCCCAGTCCCAGCAGCAGTATGACAGCACCACCATCCCCTACAAACGGGGAGATATCCTGGACCGGAGCGGAAATATCCTGGCTACCAGTATTAAGGTGTACAATGTGATCCTGGACTGCCAGGTGGTGAATTCCAATGAGGATTACAAGGAACCCACAAAACAGGCATTGTCCGAATATCTGGGAATTGATGGGGATACCGTGGAGGAACTGCTCACCAGTGAGGAGACAAAAGAAAGTCCCTATCAGATTTTGAAAAAGCAGATCTCCATGGATGAAAAAAAGAACTTTGAAAAGATGACAGAGATCCCGGCGGATGAAGAGGAGGCCAAGGCGCTCTCCAAGGAGGAGATATCACGCAGGAACAACACCCAGGGCGTGTGGTTTGAGGAAGATTATAAGAGAACCTATCCCCTGAATGAACTGGCATGTAACGTGATCGGATTTACTTATTCCGGCAACACGGCGGACTGGGGACTGGAGGGGTATTACAACAGTACACTGAACGGGACGGATGGAAGAAAAATTGGTTATTTCAACGATGATGCATCCCTGGAGCAGAATATCATTGACCCTGTCAACGGAAACAGCCTGGTCACCACTTTGGATGTGAATATTCAGAGCGTGGTGGACAAATACATCGAAGCTTTTATGGAGAATCTGAAGGACGGCCCTAATACAGATTACCGGGGTGCCAAGAATATAGGTGTGATCGTGGCTAACCCCCAGAATGGGGAAATCCTGGCTATGGGAAGCAATGATCCCTATGATCTGAACAAGCCCAGGGATTTGACCGCCCGGTATTCAGACGATGAGATCAAGGCCATGAATGATGACCAGACAAAAGATGCCCTTTACAAAATGTGGAGAAATTACTGTATTACAGACGCCTATGAACCGGGGTCTGTTGTGAAGCCCATCACTGTGGCATCCGCTCTTGAATCCGGCAGTATCACAGAGGAAGACACGTTTGTGTGCGACGGCGGAGAACAGGTAGCTGACCGGTATATCAACTGTGCGGTCTATCCCGATACCCACGGGACAGAGACTGTGGGGGAAGCTATCCAAAATTCCTGCAATGATGCCCTGATGGCCATCGGAAGGAAAATGGGAAGGGAGACTATGCTTTCGTACCAGGATAAATTCAATTTTGGGACAAGGACAGGGATCGACCTTCCGGGAGAGGGTACGGGCATTCTCTTCAGCTTAGACAACATGTTTGACACGGAGCTGGCAACCACCACCTTCGGACAGGGATTTACCTGTACCATGATTCAGGAGATCGCAGCCATCAGTGCCTGTATCAACGGCGGCACGTATTACCAGCCCCACCTGGTGAAAGAGATCAGGGACCAGGACAGCAATACCATCAAGAGCATCAGCGGGAATGTCTTAAAAGAAGTGATCTCCCAGGAAGTCTCTGCGGATATACGAAAATACATGGGCATGAGTATCGAAAACGGTACCAGCCAGACAGCCAAGATCCCGGGTTATTCCATGGGCGGCAAGACAGGGACCGCTGAGAAGGTTCCCAGGGGAAATCATAAATATCTGGTATCTTTTGTGGGATTCGCGCCCCTTGACAACCCTCAGGTTGTGATTTACGTGGTGGTGGATGAACCCAATGTGGAGGAGCAGGCCAGCAGTACCTATGCGCAGTATATTGCCCAGGCAGTTCTCTCGGAGATTTTCCCGTATCTGAACATTTATCCGGACCAGGAGACGGACCAGAAGCTTCAGCTCTGGGATGAATTTACAGGGACCACACGGATGGATGAGAGCGTGAACGGGGAGGACGGCAACGGTCCTTCAGGCGTAGTCATTGACGGTACGGAAAATCCGGACATGCCGGAACCGCCCCAGGATGATGCAGAGGAGGAGCTTGATCACAATGATGCCCAGAGCGACGGTATCACAAATGAGGATGCCGGCTTTGACGATGAGGACTACAACGGGGAAGAATAA
- a CDS encoding peptidoglycan D,D-transpeptidase FtsI family protein, with protein sequence MKKNRTYHKKKTVIVFAACVLMLAGLMGRMVYLMVIKSDYYAKKAEQLHERERDIKAARGRIIDAKGEILADNKAVCTISVIHSQVKEPDKIIAMLQKELGLSEETARKRVEKVSSIEKVKTNVEKEVGDRIREYGLAGVKVDEDFKRYYPCNELASKVLGFTGGDNQGIIGLEVWYDDILKGIDGKILTTTDARGVEIDELGESRVEPVAGYDLHISLDKNIQMYAQQAAEKVMEEKQADAVSILFINPQNGEIYADVNVPEFNLNEPFTLNTDADTSGMTDKEKQDACNQMWRNLTINDTYEPGSTFKIITMAAGLSEGVVSMEDTFSCPGFKIVEDRRIHCHKRTGHGAENFVQGAMNSCNPVFIEVGLRLGVDNYYKYFKQFGLLKKTGIDLPGEAATIMHKKSNIGQVELATISFGQSFQITPIQLATTVSSIINGGNRITPHFGVKVTDEDGNLVETLKYPVEKGVVTEEVSEEVRYILEKVVSEGSGKNAAIEGRTIGGKTATSQTLPRSANRYISSFLGFTPAETPQILGICLIHDPQGVYYGGTIAAPVIRDIYENILPYMGIEG encoded by the coding sequence ATGAAAAAAAACAGGACGTACCACAAGAAGAAGACAGTGATCGTGTTTGCCGCCTGTGTGCTGATGCTTGCAGGACTTATGGGCCGAATGGTCTATCTCATGGTGATAAAGTCTGATTACTATGCAAAAAAGGCAGAGCAGCTCCACGAGAGGGAGCGTGACATCAAGGCAGCCAGAGGCAGGATCATTGACGCAAAGGGGGAGATCCTGGCGGATAATAAAGCGGTATGCACCATATCCGTCATTCACAGCCAGGTAAAGGAACCGGATAAGATCATTGCCATGCTGCAAAAGGAGCTGGGGCTTTCTGAGGAGACAGCCAGAAAAAGAGTGGAGAAGGTTTCTTCCATTGAAAAGGTCAAGACAAATGTGGAGAAAGAAGTAGGGGACAGGATACGGGAATACGGCCTTGCAGGTGTCAAGGTGGACGAGGATTTTAAACGGTATTATCCCTGCAACGAACTGGCCTCCAAGGTACTTGGATTTACAGGGGGAGACAACCAGGGGATCATTGGGCTGGAGGTGTGGTATGATGACATTTTAAAAGGCATAGACGGCAAAATACTCACCACCACGGATGCCAGAGGCGTGGAGATTGACGAGCTGGGGGAAAGCCGTGTGGAACCGGTGGCAGGATATGACCTGCACATCAGCCTGGACAAAAATATCCAGATGTATGCACAGCAGGCGGCAGAGAAAGTTATGGAGGAAAAGCAGGCAGATGCCGTCTCCATTTTGTTCATAAATCCCCAGAACGGAGAGATCTACGCAGATGTAAATGTACCGGAATTTAATCTCAACGAACCGTTCACGCTGAACACCGATGCAGACACCTCGGGCATGACAGACAAGGAAAAACAGGATGCCTGTAACCAGATGTGGAGAAATCTGACCATCAACGATACCTATGAGCCGGGTTCCACCTTTAAGATCATCACCATGGCAGCAGGACTTTCCGAGGGGGTGGTCAGCATGGAGGATACCTTTTCCTGTCCCGGATTTAAAATTGTGGAGGACAGGAGGATCCACTGCCATAAGAGGACAGGGCACGGGGCTGAAAACTTTGTACAGGGCGCTATGAACTCCTGCAACCCGGTATTCATCGAGGTGGGGCTTCGGCTGGGCGTGGATAATTACTATAAGTATTTTAAACAATTCGGACTGCTCAAGAAGACCGGGATTGACCTTCCGGGGGAAGCTGCCACCATCATGCATAAAAAATCCAATATCGGGCAGGTGGAGCTTGCCACTATTTCCTTTGGCCAGTCTTTCCAGATCACTCCGATCCAGCTTGCCACCACAGTGAGTTCCATCATCAATGGCGGTAACCGGATCACCCCTCATTTTGGAGTCAAGGTGACAGATGAGGACGGAAATCTGGTAGAGACGCTGAAGTATCCTGTGGAGAAAGGCGTGGTAACAGAAGAGGTTTCCGAGGAGGTGCGCTATATCCTGGAAAAAGTAGTATCGGAAGGTTCCGGTAAGAATGCCGCCATTGAGGGCAGAACCATTGGAGGCAAAACAGCCACATCCCAGACACTGCCCAGAAGTGCCAACCGGTATATCTCTTCCTTCCTGGGATTTACACCGGCTGAAACACCTCAAATACTGGGAATCTGCCTGATCCACGACCCCCAGGGTGTCTATTACGGCGGAACCATAGCGGCCCCGGTCATCCGGGATATCTACGAGAATATTCTTCCCTATATGGGGATTGAAGGCTGA
- the mraY gene encoding phospho-N-acetylmuramoyl-pentapeptide-transferase, giving the protein MTEYKMVLPVLTAFIVSVVLGPIIIPYLRKLKMGQTERENGVQSHLKKAGTPTMGGIIFLLSTVVTSLFYVKDYPKIIPVLFLTLGFGLIGFWDDYLKVVLRRSDGLLAWQKMLCQLVVTGIFAFYLMKFTDVSMTIKVPFAAGYEINPGFLTIPLLFFVVIGTVNGVNFTDGLDGLASSVTIMVATFFSVVAIGTKSGIEPITCAVVGALMGFLLFNVYPAKIFMGDTGSLALGGFVAGTAYMLQMPLFLLIVGLIYVVEVLSVMIQVTYFKISHGKRIFKMAPIHHHFELCGWSETRVVAVFSIITAILCLIALLAL; this is encoded by the coding sequence ATGACAGAGTATAAGATGGTACTGCCTGTACTGACAGCATTTATAGTCAGTGTGGTTCTGGGGCCTATCATTATCCCCTATTTACGAAAGCTGAAAATGGGACAGACCGAGAGGGAGAATGGTGTACAGTCTCATCTGAAAAAGGCGGGGACACCCACCATGGGAGGGATCATATTTCTGCTTTCCACAGTGGTCACTTCCCTGTTTTATGTGAAGGATTATCCCAAGATCATCCCCGTGCTGTTTCTGACACTGGGATTCGGGCTGATCGGCTTTTGGGATGATTATTTAAAAGTGGTCCTTCGGCGCTCAGACGGGCTTCTCGCCTGGCAGAAGATGCTGTGCCAGCTTGTGGTGACAGGCATATTTGCGTTTTATCTGATGAAATTCACGGATGTATCCATGACGATCAAGGTGCCGTTTGCAGCAGGCTATGAGATAAATCCGGGATTTTTGACCATCCCCCTCTTGTTTTTTGTGGTCATCGGCACGGTGAACGGCGTGAATTTTACAGACGGCCTGGATGGACTTGCCTCCTCGGTGACGATCATGGTTGCCACCTTCTTTTCCGTGGTTGCCATTGGGACAAAGAGTGGGATTGAGCCGATCACCTGTGCGGTGGTGGGTGCCCTCATGGGATTTCTGCTTTTCAATGTCTATCCGGCGAAGATTTTTATGGGGGACACAGGTTCCCTGGCTCTGGGCGGATTTGTGGCAGGTACGGCGTATATGCTGCAGATGCCTTTATTTTTGCTGATCGTGGGCCTGATCTATGTGGTGGAGGTGCTCTCTGTAATGATACAGGTGACTTACTTTAAGATATCCCACGGCAAACGGATTTTCAAAATGGCGCCTATCCACCATCATTTTGAGTTGTGTGGCTGGTCCGAAACCAGGGTGGTAGCCGTATTCTCCATTATTACGGCCATTCTGTGCCTGATCGCACTGCTGGCATTATAA
- the murD gene encoding UDP-N-acetylmuramoyl-L-alanine--D-glutamate ligase, translating into MDRTELKGKRVLVFGSGISGIGAVRLLEAVQAEVILYDGNEKLDKEEIRTRLPEHSACRIILGELPKELPASLDLVVMSPGVPLDIPPVETLKNAGIPVWGEVELAYRMGTGTVLAITGTNGKTTTTALLGEIMKAHAQSVFVVGNIGNAYTDAALSMTEESYTVAEISSFQLETTMEFRPKVSAVLNITEDHLNRHHTMEEYIRVKELIARNQTKEDFCVLNYEDEELRRFASVCPAQVVFFSSLHKLEQGLFLDGGQIVMRTGAEEISVAGTEELKLLGRHNHENVMAAVAMAYCGGVPMDTIRQVIKRFTAVTHRIEFVEEIDSVAYYNDSKGTNPDAAIKGIQAMNRPTLLIGGGYDKESSYEEWIQAFNGKVRYLVLIGQTKEKIEKAAHGCGFMSTILAEDLEEAVKICAEKANPGDAVLLSPACASWGQFDNYEQRGDKFKEYVRNLKA; encoded by the coding sequence ATGGACAGAACAGAGTTAAAAGGAAAACGTGTGCTTGTATTTGGTTCCGGAATCAGCGGTATCGGCGCGGTTCGCCTGCTGGAGGCAGTACAGGCTGAGGTGATATTATATGACGGAAACGAAAAACTGGACAAAGAGGAAATAAGAACACGCCTGCCGGAGCATTCCGCCTGCAGGATCATCCTGGGAGAACTGCCAAAAGAACTGCCTGCCTCTCTTGATCTGGTGGTAATGAGTCCTGGTGTCCCGCTTGATATCCCGCCTGTGGAGACCCTCAAAAATGCAGGTATCCCGGTGTGGGGTGAGGTGGAGCTTGCTTACCGCATGGGGACCGGCACAGTGCTTGCCATAACAGGGACCAATGGCAAGACCACAACGACAGCCCTTCTGGGGGAGATCATGAAGGCCCATGCCCAATCTGTTTTTGTGGTGGGGAATATCGGAAACGCCTATACAGACGCAGCCCTTTCCATGACGGAGGAAAGCTATACGGTTGCGGAGATCAGCAGCTTCCAGCTTGAGACAACCATGGAGTTTCGCCCGAAGGTATCTGCTGTTTTGAACATTACGGAGGACCATCTAAACCGCCACCACACCATGGAGGAGTATATCCGGGTGAAAGAGCTGATCGCCCGGAACCAGACAAAAGAGGATTTCTGTGTCCTCAACTATGAGGATGAGGAGCTTCGCCGGTTTGCCTCTGTATGTCCGGCGCAGGTGGTCTTCTTCTCAAGCTTACATAAACTGGAACAGGGGCTATTCCTGGACGGCGGGCAGATCGTCATGCGCACCGGGGCAGAGGAGATCTCGGTGGCAGGAACAGAGGAACTAAAGCTTCTGGGACGCCATAACCATGAAAATGTCATGGCGGCTGTGGCTATGGCTTACTGCGGGGGTGTTCCTATGGATACCATCCGGCAGGTGATCAAAAGATTTACAGCAGTGACCCACAGGATCGAGTTTGTGGAGGAGATTGACAGTGTGGCATACTATAATGATTCCAAGGGGACCAATCCTGACGCAGCGATCAAAGGCATACAGGCAATGAACCGCCCCACGCTTCTGATCGGCGGCGGATATGACAAGGAGTCGTCCTATGAGGAATGGATTCAGGCTTTTAACGGCAAGGTTCGGTATCTGGTCCTCATCGGGCAGACAAAAGAGAAGATCGAAAAGGCTGCCCACGGCTGTGGGTTCATGAGCACAATACTGGCGGAAGACCTGGAGGAAGCCGTAAAAATTTGTGCGGAGAAGGCAAATCCGGGAGATGCCGTTCTCCTGTCACCTGCCTGCGCCAGCTGGGGACAGTTTGATAATTATGAGCAAAGAGGGGATAAATTCAAGGAATACGTGAGAAATCTGAAGGCATAA
- a CDS encoding FtsW/RodA/SpoVE family cell cycle protein: MSKKEREMRVEKEKEQKRRMDGTLLILVLLLVVCGLIFLYSTSAYNGRVKFHDPAYYFKKQLFATSLGMMGMYLVSCMDYHIITRMAPFLYVVSMGLSLAVLLFGDEYNGSKRWLSIGPLSFQPSEFAKVAVILLLTYVITNSKKRQDSLLHMAGTMALLLPIVGLVGTNNLSTAIIILGIGVILIFVSNPKYLPFVGIGGVGVLFIGVFLSMASYRLERIAIWRNPEKYEKGFQTIQGLYAIGSGGIFGKGLGSSLQKLGFVPEAQNDMIFSIICEETGLIGACLLILIFALLIWRLMVIATHARDLCGALIASGIMGHMAIQVILNIAVVTNTIPNTGITLPFVSYGGTSVLFLMGEMGLALSVSRTRSP; encoded by the coding sequence ATGAGCAAAAAGGAAAGGGAAATGCGTGTGGAGAAGGAAAAAGAGCAGAAAAGACGCATGGATGGAACGCTTTTGATTCTCGTACTGCTGCTGGTAGTCTGCGGTCTGATTTTTCTATATAGCACGAGTGCATATAATGGCAGGGTGAAGTTTCATGACCCTGCCTATTATTTTAAAAAGCAGCTTTTCGCAACCTCCCTGGGGATGATGGGCATGTATCTGGTATCCTGTATGGACTACCATATCATTACAAGGATGGCACCTTTTCTCTATGTGGTGTCCATGGGGCTGTCTCTGGCTGTGCTTTTGTTCGGAGACGAATATAACGGCTCCAAGCGCTGGCTGTCCATTGGCCCTCTGTCCTTCCAGCCCTCTGAGTTTGCCAAGGTGGCGGTGATCCTGCTGCTCACCTATGTGATAACAAATTCCAAGAAGCGGCAGGACAGTCTTCTGCATATGGCAGGTACCATGGCTCTGCTTCTGCCCATTGTGGGTCTTGTGGGGACCAACAACCTGAGCACAGCCATTATTATTCTGGGTATTGGCGTTATCCTGATCTTTGTTTCCAATCCCAAATACCTTCCGTTCGTGGGAATCGGAGGGGTGGGCGTGCTGTTTATCGGGGTATTTCTGAGTATGGCCAGTTACCGTCTGGAGCGTATTGCCATCTGGAGGAATCCGGAAAAATATGAGAAGGGGTTTCAGACCATACAGGGATTGTATGCCATTGGAAGCGGGGGCATTTTCGGCAAAGGGCTGGGCAGCAGCCTGCAGAAACTGGGGTTTGTCCCGGAGGCGCAGAATGATATGATATTTTCCATTATCTGCGAGGAGACAGGTCTTATAGGCGCCTGCCTTTTGATCCTTATTTTCGCCCTGTTGATCTGGAGGCTCATGGTGATCGCCACCCATGCCAGAGATTTGTGCGGCGCCCTGATCGCGTCTGGGATCATGGGGCATATGGCGATCCAGGTGATCCTCAATATAGCGGTTGTGACCAACACCATCCCCAATACGGGAATCACCCTTCCCTTTGTCAGTTACGGCGGAACCTCCGTTCTGTTTCTGATGGGAGAGATGGGTCTGGCGCTGTCTGTGAGCCGGACGCGTTCGCCCTGA
- the murA gene encoding UDP-N-acetylglucosamine 1-carboxyvinyltransferase, translating to MNEIRIEGGNPLTGEVRIQGSKNAALPMMAAALLHKGKSVLHRCPMIADVFVMEEILRELGVQIQHEGDTLTLDPSHVRKTEIDCCEGQKMRSSVILLGSLLGRYHNASVPHPGGCVIGERPIDLHLYALERLGAVFEEKEGVLTARTEGLVGNTIHFPKISVGATQNAVLAAVLASGITRLEGCAREPEVVWLCRFLNACGARIEGTGSSVLTITGVEELHGTEFTVPADRIVAGTYVCACAATRGELVLEDAPVEEMEALMRVYEKMGGQYEVIGGKLSLCSKWVQVPLKRQCTEVYPGFPTDLQSPLMAVLCTIPGESCLVETIFEDRFKTASQLQHMGADVRVDGRKAVIRGGTLHGAAVEAQELRGGAALVIAGLAAQGETLVRNRQYIERGYEDICRDLSQLGAVIERD from the coding sequence TTGAATGAAATTAGGATAGAAGGCGGAAATCCGCTCACAGGCGAAGTAAGGATACAAGGCTCTAAAAATGCGGCGTTGCCAATGATGGCGGCCGCTCTTTTGCATAAAGGGAAAAGTGTACTGCACCGTTGTCCGATGATCGCGGATGTCTTTGTTATGGAAGAGATCCTGCGGGAACTTGGCGTGCAGATTCAGCATGAGGGGGATACTCTGACTCTGGACCCCTCCCATGTTAGAAAGACAGAGATCGACTGCTGCGAGGGCCAGAAAATGCGCTCCTCCGTTATTTTACTGGGAAGCCTGCTGGGCAGATACCACAATGCGTCTGTGCCCCATCCCGGAGGCTGTGTCATAGGGGAACGCCCCATTGACCTGCATCTGTATGCTCTGGAACGGCTGGGAGCGGTATTTGAAGAAAAAGAGGGCGTTCTCACGGCCAGGACGGAGGGACTGGTTGGGAACACCATACATTTTCCAAAAATAAGTGTGGGTGCAACCCAGAATGCTGTGCTTGCCGCTGTGCTTGCCAGCGGGATCACACGACTGGAAGGATGCGCCAGGGAACCGGAAGTTGTATGGCTGTGCCGTTTTCTGAATGCATGCGGTGCCAGAATTGAAGGAACAGGCAGCAGTGTCCTTACGATCACAGGGGTGGAGGAGCTGCACGGAACAGAGTTCACCGTACCTGCGGACAGGATCGTGGCGGGAACCTATGTGTGTGCCTGTGCAGCCACCAGAGGAGAGCTTGTTCTGGAGGACGCGCCTGTGGAGGAAATGGAAGCCCTCATGAGAGTGTATGAGAAAATGGGTGGACAATATGAAGTAATCGGTGGTAAACTGTCTTTGTGCAGCAAGTGGGTGCAGGTTCCGCTGAAAAGACAGTGCACGGAAGTATATCCGGGATTTCCAACGGATCTGCAGTCTCCGCTTATGGCGGTGCTGTGTACCATACCGGGGGAGAGCTGCCTGGTGGAAACCATTTTTGAGGACAGATTTAAGACAGCATCACAGCTTCAGCACATGGGAGCAGATGTCCGGGTGGACGGCAGAAAAGCTGTTATCCGCGGCGGAACTTTACATGGGGCGGCTGTGGAGGCACAGGAACTGAGAGGCGGAGCAGCCCTTGTGATCGCAGGGCTGGCGGCGCAGGGAGAGACTCTTGTGAGGAACAGGCAGTATATTGAGCGGGGGTATGAGGACATATGCCGTGATCTATCACAGCTTGGCGCCGTAATTGAGAGAGATTAA